The region GGCTGCGCCCACAGCGTCTTTCAGGCCGTGGGCGTGAAACCGCCCCCGACTCTGCAACTCATAAGCTTGTGAACGCGTAGTGCCAAGAACACTTTTGTCTCTTGTAACCCGTTGATATGACAAAATCTTTTTTGAACAACTGTCGAACTTGAGTTCAACGGACCATGCATGATCCGAAGCGATCCGTCCGCCTCGGCCGCCGGCTAGGGCGACCGCCGATCTGCTTATCGCAAGTGTCCTTGCCGCCTCGCTTGGGCATCAAAACCCGGGCAAAATAGGGCGTTGCGGTCTCGACCAACACTTTGGCCGGGTGATCGACAAAGCGATTTCTGTTGGTATCGTCACGGAGAATGCTGCGCCGTTCGATCCCTCGGCAGATGATGTGATGCAACGCCCCGGGGGCGCATCGATGCGTGCTTTTCGTGGCATGAGGTTTCCATTTCCTCGATGATGAAACAAAGAAACGCGCAAATTCAACACCGTCCCCTATTTCGCATTTACATACATATCAGTCTGCGTAGGGAATCTCTGAGCATACAATTTCGATGTTTGTTTTCGATAATAATTCAAGTAGTTCTGCTTTGCGGGCTTCTCTATTCCAGCGAGGTCCGATGATTATTTTTTCAATCGGTAGTTTTATGTCGGTCGAATCAAATACTTCGATGTATGGCACACGTCGTCCCTTATTTGATCTAAACTTGCGTACTTTTTCTGGCTTCAAACTAATACCATTCAATTTAGCAGACGTAATAATTTGGTCATCGATTAACGTCGGCAATGCGACCACCCTGACTTCATTTTCTTCGCAAAAACCAAAATGTTTATAGCGAGTTATGCACCTTACAAAAGGAAAATATCCTTTGGATGAATCAATTTGTTTTTTCTTACGAATATTATCATAATCAAAAAATGGTTTTGCTATATCAGCAAGGATTTGTAGATCTTCCGACAGCTCTTCTTTTAGCTTTTGTTCGTTATCACTGTAGATTAAATCGGCAAGAAAAACGGTGACGTACTCATAACTCATAAATTCTCGATCGAGTATTTCCTCTAATTTTTTGGTGTCGAATATTAAAGCAGCACCGCCTCCTGCTCCATAACCACGCCATTGGCTCAATAGGCCGTTATCGGCAACGATTTGCTTTTCAGGTTCACCGCAAAATGAAAGAATATAAATTTCGTCCCCAAGTGCGCTGTACTGTGCATCAATTAAGGCCTCGGTATCATGTTGAGCAATGTGGTCAAGACCTCCATGCTCCTGGATTTTGCTCTTTAGTGACGGTTTAAGCGCAGTTAACTGTTGATAAGTTTCACGAGCAACAGGATAGATTAAAGACACCAGTTTATCCCTAAATGAAACAAGTTCAGAATAATCATTCAAGAATTTATAGTTTGTAGCCCACAATGATTGTGTCTGAAGAATTTCCTTAAGTCCTTGCCAGGTGGTGTAGTGATACAACTTTTTATAAATTTCGGACGTTCTTTCCATCTTGTCTTCCTATTTCGTATACTCAACGCTCGGCATAATGAAAAATGGGACGCTAATTCATTGTTGACTTACTTCCGACGGTCCACATTCAGACTGCCCGCCACTTCGCTTCCGGATATCCATAAGTCTCGAACAGGTACGCGACCGATCAGGGCGCATGCACGTGCCACCCCGGGGCGTCTGACAACCGCTTTGCGCTCGCCTGGCAACAAAGAAACAACGTCCCCATTTGCCAGAGTATAGAAGGGTTCTGCTATTTATATAGATGGATCCTAGCAACCATGATGCTCCCTCGGACTCTAATACCTTGAAGTCGAACAAAATCCCATCCCTCGTTTCCGAAGGTCTCACTTATTGATTTCGGAACATTAACTGAGAGCATCTTCCAGTCGGCCACCGTAGGAGTTGGCTGAACAAAAATAGTCCACTCATCATCTTTAAACTTGGTGTTATTTTGAGAACCAATTTTTATGTTGAGCCACACTTGTTGTTTACTATCACCAGACGTCTTTTTAACATACGCTGATATATATAAACTATAGTCTTCTCCAGGTTTTACGATATATTCCACCACGGTGCAGTCATTGTAAGAATGGTCAATTTCTCTATCCATTCTGTATCGTTTGAAGGATTCAATGTTCAATATCTTGATAAAATTAGTATCACTAACAATTTGAACGTTTGGCTTCTCTTGTTCGGGATTTTCTGGTGTTATTATCCATCCTTTGTTTTCGATTTGACTTGTCTTATAATCAAAGTCAATTGTATACTTGAGTATTATGGTACTATCACTGCTTCTAAAACCATAATTAAAGGTTAGTTGTTTGGCTGTATGAACAGGTGTGCTTGGATCGGCATGGGTTATGTCTTCAAGTATAGGATCTGCATGGTATTGTTCGTTTACAATAGAGATGATTTCGTCTATCTCTTGTGTGTAAACATACGCTTTCTCCTCATCTAATCCGAGTTCGTTTGCCACCTGCGAAATCATTCGAAGCAAATCAGGGCGTGAATCAATTTGAAGTGCCGTAAGGGTAGAAATAGGAGCAGGCAGGATTTCATTTGATGTTTTTGAAGGTAAGAGTAGAATCATGGATCGAGCAGCTCCCCACCTGGCACCCAACTCAAAAAGTACCCAAACAGACTGAACGCTATATTGGGTAATCAATCCTATAAATATAGGTGAATCAAGAAGTTCATGGCGCAAGCTATCGTCTATACGTACTCCTCCATCCAGTCCATAACCTTCGACGCTGGTGCAACGGATATCCTCAGCTTCGAGCTTCTTTAGCGAAAGCCTCAGCAATCGCACTATTCCCTGAGCAACTCTCTTATCTATTTTACTGTGGCTGATGAATATCTTTGGCATTCAGTGTTTTCTCCCTGCAAACCTCTTTACGGAAGGAAAAAGATCCAGAGCCCTTGCACGTCGGCCGACAACGATTAAGATACATCATTACTACTTTTTTTGCACGACTATTCATTCGAATTGGGATGAAGGGGGACGGGGTTGATTTTGTGCGTTTCTATTCTTCAACGGACCATGCATGATCCGAAGCGATCCGTCCGGCTCTGCTGCCGGCCCTGCTGACCGCCGATCCGCCTAACTTAAGTTTCCTTGCCACCCCGGTTGCGGGTAAGCGCAATTCATGAACAGCCCAGTGGAAAAGGGATGAAGGCTCCTCTTGGCTCTTCTCATGTTGCTGATCGCTGCTATGGAGTCCTTGCGTGGTCGGCGTAATCGAGCCACCCTGTTATCCGGTGAGAAGTCGGCTCATGGACACGGACACCGGGAACCGACCCGTTCTCGTTCTCAAGTTCCGCTTGGGAACGAAACGCCGTGAGAGCTATGCTCCCGGTAACACACGCGTTCCCAAGTGCAACTTGGGAACGAGGGATAAACCGCCCCTACTTGGGAACGAGGGATACATTCAACCGATCGTCATCGCACCGGAAGATCTTCCGTCTTTCGATCCCTCTGACGATCACACGATGCAGCGCCCCCCGGCGCCTCTATTCCTGCTTTCCGTGGCATGGTCCTCTACTATCAAGCAATATGAATTCTTATAAAGTTTAAAAGCATGGATGTCCCCGATTCGTTCCATGATCGCGCGCCGGTCGCCACTGAAGATCATCAAAACACCCCATTCGTAGACCCGGCGAATTTCTCGATCCGTTCGAGGTCGGGTCTTTTCCGGTTTCCGTCTCCGTCGCTTCTATCCCGAATTCCTTACTCAACGTTGCAGAAAAAGGAAAGAATAGTTATAATCGTCTTACTCCAGTCTTACCAACTACGAGGAGGCGATTATGGAGAAGACACGGTTGTCCAACAAGGGCCAGATCGTTATCCCTAAAGCGATTCGTGAACTCCACGGCTGGAAGTCGGGGCTCGAGTTCGTCATTGAGAATACAGGCGACGGCATCAAGCTCAGGCCGATCAAACCGTATAAGCAGACGAGAATCGACGAAGCGATAGGCTGCGTGGGTTATGAGGGTCCCAGGAAGTCGTTGAAGGATATGGAATCCGCCATAGCGAAAGGGGCTAAGGAGAGCAGATGACTGCCGTCGATACGAACCTCCTGGTCCGATTGCTGACCAACGATGATCCGGGTCAGGCAAAACGTGCGGCGAAGGTAATCGAGAGCGACGATATCCTGATTCCCAAAACCGTGCTGCTGGAAGCGGAGTGGGTATTACGGCATGCCTACGGAATCGACGGGAAAGCCATTAGTCGAGGTTTCCAGAAAGTGTTAGGGCTTCCCAATGTCCGTGTTGAAGATCAGCAGGCCGTCGTTCAGGCCATCTCATGGTATGAACTCGGTTTTGATTTTGCCGATGCGCTCCACCTGGCTTCAAGTATCGAGGCGGACAAATTCGTGACATTTGACCGCTCGTTCATCAAAAAAGCTCGAGAACATGGCTTATTGGACATTGCCCTGCCGTAGCTTGGTAGGCGCACCCAAGGGCGCTCAACTACGTAACGGATTGATTGTATCGTCAGGGCGGGCAAACCGGGCTCAGGCCTTGCTGCTTGACATTCTTTAGGGTGAATTCCCTCCGTGGTTGTACCTTGGAGAACCCGATTTTCCGGCGCCCGCTATCACCGTTGAGCGGGGACCATGAGCTGAAATGGGGCATAATCGATCCCCGTCTTTCCCACAGGTGTTCATCCTCATACGCATGACCTAAAAACCGCCGCCGGTGCGAAAACCGCCACCGCCGAAACCGCCGCCGCCGCGAAAACCGCCGCCACCGAAGCCGCCAAAACCACGCCCGGATCGGCCGACATGGGGTACATCCCACTTTTGGGCGCGGTCGATGCGGTCCCAGGCGCCGCCCGACGACAGGCTGCCGCGCAGGATCTCTCCCAACAGGATACCCAACCCGAGGTTGGAGGGAAAAGTGGAATGGCGGGCGTCGTAGTTGCTGCGGCGGAACTTTTCGCGAAGTGCAGCAAGCTCTTCCAACGCATTGCGCTGCTGCTCCAGATTTCTTTTTAGCTCGGAAATACGGTCGGTTAAGGTCTTTTGCGCCTGCTGCAGTTGGTGAAGGCGCATCACGATGGCATCGTCCGCGGGCCGGGGTGTGCTTCGGGCCTGCTCGAACAGCGCGATGATGTCTTCACGCTCGAGTTCGTCGACCATCATGGCGACGGCCGTTCGCGTGTATTCATCCTCTCCGGCGCCAAAGTCGTTCTTTTGGCGCAGCAGTTCCCGGTATCGCTTCTCCTCGGTTTCAATCTCTTCATTGACTTCCTGAAGCTGTTTCTCCGCCGTACCCAGCGCAGCCTGCAATGGGACCGCACCGTCCTTTTCGGCGGCCTGTCTTTCCATTTCCAGTAAGGATTGCCGTTGGCGATCGGCCTCCTCGGCCGCCTGGGTGGCATGCTCTCTTAAGCGCCGGGGAAGTTCGTTTAGCATGTGGTAGTCGGCGCGCGTTTCCTTGAAGCGGATGAGCCGGGCTACCCATTCGTCCAGCATGCGGACAATACCGCCGTGCGCGTAGTCGGGCGTGAGGTACCCGCGGGCCCACAGGTACATAAAAAGCTCATCGTCCTGGTAAGGCTTGCCCTTGCTGGACAGGTCGGCCTCGGACTGGGATGCTTTTTCATCCGCCCGCTGGGCTAATAGAACGGCAGCGGCCGTTTTTTCATCTTGGCGCCGATAGCCTTCGGTCTTTTCCAGCGCCGACTTGCTGTTCTCGAGCCGTTCCTGGAGGGCATCCGCGGCCCTGTCACGTGTATCGCAGCGGGTCTCGCGCTGCCGATTCAACATATCGAGGCGCTGTTGCACCTGAACGATATCCTTTTCGAGCGTTTCCAAAGCCTGTTTGTGCTGGTCCATGAGAGCCGGTATAGCCAAATGGGCCTTATTCAGGCGGTCCGTCACAGTACCGGCTTTGATCTCATCGAGCCTGAACTTGGCCAGGTCCCGGTACTGCTCCGCCGTTTCCATGCGCGACCGGTTTAACTGCGAGGTCAGGTCGTCCATCTCCCGGTCGGCGTCCGCAATCCGGGACTGGGCCTGCAGCACATGGTTGTCGATTTCCCTTAGCGTGTCTCTGCCGGTGATCATTTTATGAAACTCCTCCTAGACAAGGGCATTTGATGACAAGGGACAATTGGCGGCAGGCCTGCGATCGGATGTCCGTGGCCGTACGGACGATCTTTTTTCCCGCCTGACGGCCTCAACACATGAGCCGAAATCCGCAAAGCGGGTTTACCACTGGGTAATGGCGCCGCCCGTGGTCGGGATCGTATACTGGGGGTTCAAGTACCCGCGTTTCTTGAGCCCGAACACATTGCGATCGATGATGCCGTTGTCTAACTTGTCGCGTTTGACCTGCTCGAAAACGGCCGGTTCGACACGCAACCCCCACTGCTCGACGGTAGAGGTCTTCCCGTCCTCTTCGCTGGTGACAGGCAGAGAAAGAAGTTTGCCGTCGGTAGTAACGGCCTCGACGATAATGTAGTAGTTGCGCGCATTGGGGTTGTTCTGGGGGACCCTCCATACGCCGCTGGGCGCGCCCGGACGGGAAACGATGCGCAACCGGTACTGCAGAATCAACCGAGCGTAAAGCTGCCCGAGGGCTGCATACCCTTTGTTCACGGCCTCGACATCCCGGCGTGATACGCTTGCCATGGCGTCCTCGTAAAGCGCTTCAGCCTGGTTCCGGGCCGCATCCTCATGGGCCTCGGCCAGCACCCGGTCCCGCTGATCGGCCAGCTTTGCCGGCATGGCCTCGAGTTCCTGCAGGGCTCGCTGCTGCTGTTGCAGGGAGCGATTCTGCGGCGCCACCACGGCGTAGTGGTAGACCAGGTAAATCGCCAGCATAGCGGCAATCACCAGCGCTCCCCGTTTAGCCCAACGCCCCCGGTTGACGTACAAGCGGGCAAGGGTCAGCTGGAAACTCCGTTGCGGGGGTCGGTAGGCAAAACGCTCTTCCCGAAGGGCTCTCACGCCGTCGGCGATGACCTCGTCGGATACCGTGAGCCCCTGTCCGGCGTAAATAGTGCGGATCTTTTCGATCAGGGCCCGGTCGTGGTCCTCGGCCCCCAGTTCCCGGTCGACAACGGACTGCTGGTGCCGGAGCGTGTCCACCACATCCATGGCCAACATGACTTCGTTGAGATCGCTCTTTCGAGTTTGACCGGTGTCACTCATTGCTCAGTTGCTTTCCGGCGACGGTCAACTGCACCATGCGCCGCTTGCCGTCTTCCACCGCCCGGCGGATCTCTTGTTCGTTGCGGGTGCTCAATTCGCGCATTTCGGCAATCAGCGAGCGGGACTTTTCCTGGAAATTGATCACCGAGTCGAGTAGTTTCTTAACGCTTTCGGCCTTGGTGGTGGGCCCGAAACCGGCACGCAACGCCTCCTCCTGTACCTGGCCGCCCACGTCAGCCAGAGTCTCCAGGCTCCGGTTGATACCCTCCTTCATGGCATTCAAGGTTTCGGTGCTTTCGTGCAGCCCTTGCAGGCTGGTGAAAGAGGCGTTTAAGGCCGTAAACACCGTCTCGTTGGTGCCGAAAAAAGAGACTGCCTGGGAGTAAAGGCGTTCTTTGGCGTCAGAGGTCTGCGCCAGACGCGCCATAACCACTTCGGTGGTGTTGTAGCTCACCGACAGGTTCTCGGCCAGGTCCTTGGCAATTTGGTAGCGCTTGTCTTCCTCCTGCAGTTCGCGCAGGCGCTCGTCGCGAGCGAGCTCCAGCCTCGCAATCTGCTCGCGGTCTTGCCCGGTGTAGGTTTCCAGAGTTTTGGCGGCCTCTTCCAAGCGGGCCTTGGCCGTCTCGACGGCGGTTTCGGCTTTTTTGAGCACCTGGAAGGCCATGACCTGGGACTCTTTCAGCGCCCCCCGAAAATCCCGGTAGGACTCCAGGATCCGGGCCTCGCGCGTCATCTGGTCCCTGGTGTCGGCCGACACCTCCAGGTAGGTCTTCTTGATTTTACGAAAACGGCTGGGAATATCCCCCCGGGTGACCTTCATCCAGAAGTTGGAGAGCTGCTCCATGGTGTCGATTTTGCCGTCGCCGAGCTGTTCGACCATGGACTTGGCGTCGTCGCGGATGCTGTTAAAGGCATTGGTAATGATTTCAAAACGCTCGCCCACGTTCATGGCTGTAATCTGCTCGCGCACCACTTCGTTGAAGACCGTGGTGTTGCCGAGGGTGCGGGCGATGGCAATGGTTTTTTCCTCGTCCAGGTCGCTGATCCGGTTGATCAAAGCGACGACCGGCATCTCGTCCGGCTTTTCAGGCATCAGACCAAGCTCGCGCAGGCCATTCAGGGCCTTGTCAAGATACCGTAAAGGGGTTGAAATTGCATTGGCTGGATTCATTTCTACTCCTTTCCCTGTGAAATAAGACGGGCAATCGAGGGCGTTCGCACTCGTTCATCGAATCGGCCGTCACCTGTTCGGACGCACGCACACTCCCGCCGGGGCCGTATTCTCCGCCCGCAATTCCGATGGAATCGTCCGGTTCAGGAACGAACAGGATCTTCACTCCTTTATAGCCTTTTTTCACGTATCTGCCCAGTGCCTTCGCATAATTGTCGTTAAGGCACCGGGTGTCCACCTGGGGGATAAACAGTGATTCTGTGCGGCCTTAGGGAGAAGTTCAAGGGCATTATCGCCGGCATGAATGGTTTCCTCCGTAATGAAACGGTAATATGCTCTTGGCGCCATGGGGAGAGCTTCGCTCAAGCTCCGCGGCGTCTCTTCGAACATCAAGAGACAGCCCCCGCCGAAGCCGCGCCCGTGACCGAAGTCCAATGTGGGCTTGGGGACGGGGTTGATTTTGTGCGTTTCTATTCTTCAATGTACAATGCATGATCCGAGGCAATCTGTCTGCCTCTGCTGACCGCCCGGCTGAACGCCGATTTTTTCGCCCTCGTTCCCAAGTGAAACTTGGGAACGAGGGATGAAGTTCCACTTGAGAACGAGGGATAACATGGGCGTCCCCATTATGTCTTCGTTCCATCACTCGGCGGATGATGTGATGCAACGCCCCCGACGCATCAATGCGTGCTTTTCGTGGCATGAGGTTTCTATGTCATAGATGATGAAACAAAGAAACGCGCAAATTCAACCCCGTCCCCCTTTTTCTCACGGCATTCCCGGAGATCCCGCAGACGCAGCCTATGACGGAAACCCGTCATATTGCCAAGCGCACGCGGATGGAGTTAAAATGGGTAGGAGCTCAGAGCCCGGTTTCATGATAAGCAAGGGGGTCTCCGGACACAAATGCAAGCCGGGATTGTGTAGTATCCGGGATCGTACGTGTGGAACAGTGGGGCGCTCATCTCTCTGGAAAAGGAAGCGACCGGGTTGGGGATACAGCGCCTCTGGAAATGGACCCGCATAGGAACCGATTTCCCGGTGCGGGCGTGATTGAAGAAAAAGCGAAGCAATTGCAATGTCGCGGGCGGACTGCCCTGACGAAGCGCGCGCCTCTTCGATTGATTAAAGGGCATGTTTCGGCCGTACGCTAAGGACTCGAATTCCCGGAAGAAGGGCCAAGGCCAGGGGAAAATAGGCACGGTGTCCCCCGCATTCCCCGATCATTGCTGTCACCCCCAGGCGCTCGTTCCTATTCGGCACGGACGACGGTTGGAAATTATCGGCCGAACCATGTCCTCATAGGCACAACGCGCGCAATAAGGAACCGCGAATGAATACCCATCCACAATCGTTACGTGTCTTGTTCCTCGAGGACGTTCCCAGTGACGCCGAGCTGGCCATGCGCCTGTTGCGGCGGGCGGGGATCTCGTGCGAGGAGCGGGTAATCGAAACCCGGCAGGACATGCTCCGGGAACTGGACGTCTTCGGACCCGATATCATCCTTTCTGACTATACCATGCCGCAGTTCAGCGGCTTGGAGGCGCTCGAGATCCGGAACCAACGCGCGCCGGACCTGCCGTTTGTGATGGTCACCGTTTCCATCGACGAGCAGACCGCGGTTGAATGCATAAAGCGTGGAGCGGACGACTATGTCAACAAGGACCATCTCGCGCGTCTGCCGCGCGCGGTTAGAGCCGCGTTGGAGAAGAAGCGCCTCCAACTGGCTGAGCGCGAGGCGCAGGACGAGCTGAAACGCACAACGCAAGAATGGCGCGCGACTTTCGATGCCGTGCGCGACGGAGTGGCGCTGTTGGATGTGGACCGGAAGATCCTGCGGTGCAACAACGCCTTTCGCGAGATTGTGGGCAAGCCTTTGGACGATATCATCGGCCAGGCGGTCCACCGGGTCGTTCACGGGTTTGACCAGCCGCCCACCCAATGTCCCGCCCTACGCGCGAGCCGCTCGCTGCGGCGTGAGACCTGGCAGATCCCGGTCAACGACCGCTGGCTCGACCTCGTCGCGGATCCCATCCTCGGCGAGGACGGCCGACTCACCGGTATCGTTCACATAGTGGCGGACATCACCGAGCGCAAACAGGCCGAGGAAGCGCTTCGGGAAAGCGAGGAGAAGTATCGTCTCCTGTTCGAGAGTTCCCACGACCCCATCATGACCTTGGCGCCGCCTTCGTGGAAGTACACCAGTGGCAATGCTTCCGCCATCAGGTTGTTCCGTGCTTGCGACGAGAACGATTTCATTTCCAGGGCGCCCTGGGAGTATTCGCCGGAGCGCCAGGCCGACGGCATCCTGTCGTATGAAAAGGCGGGAGAAATGATCGACACGGCCATGCGAGACGGTTCGCATTTCTTCGAGTGGAGGCACAAGCGCCTGGACGGTGAGGAGTTTCCCGCGACGGTTCTGCTGACCCGGTTCGAGCTGAACGGCAGGACCCTGTTGCAGGCCACCGTGCGTGACATCTCGGAGTCCATGCGGCTGGAGGCCGAGAGGGAAAAACTGCGGGATCAACTGCTTCATGCCCAGAAAATGGAGTCCATCGGCCGCCTGGCCGGGGGCGTGGCGCATGATTTGAACAACTTGCTTTCCCCCATCCTGGGCTACAGCGAAATGTTACTGGAAGACCTGGGTAAACATGACGTGCGCCGTGAGTCGGTAGGTGAAATACTGCGGGCTGGAATTCGCGCCCGGGACCTGGTGCGTCAGCTGCTGGCCTTCAGCCGCAAGCAGACCCTGGAATTCAAATCGGTGAACATCAACCAGACGATCGAGGGCTTTGAAAAACTACTGCGCCGCACCATTCCTGAAGACATCGGGATACAGGTGATTTCGTCGCCCGAGATCCCCGCGGTCATGGCGGATGTCGGCCAGATCGAGCAAGTGATCATGAACCTGGCGGTCAACGCCGCTGACGCCATGCCGGGCGGCGGTAAGCTGACTATCGAGACCGCGGTGACAGACCTGGATGAAGCATATGCGGCAACGCATCCGGACGTGGAACCCGGACGGTACGTCAGACTGGCCTTTAGTGATACCGGATGCGGCATGGATGCCGAGACCCGCCGTCGTATTTTCGAGCCTTTCTTTTCCACGAAGGGCGAGCGGGGGACGGGTCTGGGCTTGGCCACGGTTTACGGCATCGTAAAACAGCACGGCGGCAATATCTGGATTTACAGCGAACCCGGCAACGGAACTACTTTCAAGATCTACCTGCCCGTTGCCGAGAAAGCGGACATCGGAGAGAGCACCGGCAAGAAGACGACCACGGATCTAAGAGGCTCTGAAACCGTTCTGCTGGTTGAGGATGAAGAGCAGGTCCGCGTCCTGGCTAACGCCATACTCACGCGGCAGGGCTATGCGGTGCTGGTGGCAAAGCACAGCGCCGAGGCGCTTCTGGTGTTGGAAGGGCACAACGGCGCGGTGAACCTGTTGTTGACCGACGTTGTCATGCCCGGAATGAACGGAAGGGAGCTGTACAACAGGTGCGTTGAGAAGCATCCGGACCTGAAGGTGCTGTATATGTCCGGCTACACCGACAATGTCATCGCTCACCGCGGTGTCTTGGAGGAAGGGGTTCATTTCATCCAAAAACCCTTTTCGGTCCAGACCTTAGCCTCCAAAGTGAGGGAGGCGTTGGAGAGAGATTGAGTGCGTGGGACGGGCATGAAAGGTAATCAAGTCTACTCTTGGAGCTTGATGTCCATGATCCTAATTAAGTGCATGCTTTTATATAGAATTTATCTGCCCATCTCGCTTTGGCCAAGATGGTTTTGGGGCTGTCTATTCGCGGCGACTCGATAGAGCCATCGAGAATCGCCGCCGTGCGTTAATCCATTACGGCCCGGAAAAACTCCCCAGGATATTTACATGGGTCGAAACGTCCAATCCCGGACCTACCGGAATCTCCTGCCCGCCATGTGTGGGCTTGGGGACGGGGTTGATTTTGTGCGTTTCTATTCTTCAAGGTGGGCTTGGGGACGGGGTTGATTTTGTGCGTTTCTATTCTTCAAGGGACAATATATTATCCGAAGCGATCTGTCTGCCTCTGCTTACAGCCCTGCTGACCGCCGGTTTTTTCGCTTTCGTTCCCAAGTGAAACTTGGGAAGAGAGATAGCATGGGCGTCCCCATTATGTCTTCGTTCCATCACTCGGCAGATGATGTGATGCAACGCCCCCGGCGCGTCCATGCGTGCTTTTAGCGGCATGAAGTTTCCATTTCATAGACGATGAAACAAAGAAACGCGCAAATTCAACCCCGTCCCCCCTTTTCATAGCGGCCACGGATGGGAAAACATATAAGGTGGAAGATTTCAGCACAATTGCTGAAAGCCCGCGCAA is a window of Deltaproteobacteria bacterium DNA encoding:
- a CDS encoding cell surface protein, with translation MNPANAISTPLRYLDKALNGLRELGLMPEKPDEMPVVALINRISDLDEEKTIAIARTLGNTTVFNEVVREQITAMNVGERFEIITNAFNSIRDDAKSMVEQLGDGKIDTMEQLSNFWMKVTRGDIPSRFRKIKKTYLEVSADTRDQMTREARILESYRDFRGALKESQVMAFQVLKKAETAVETAKARLEEAAKTLETYTGQDREQIARLELARDERLRELQEEDKRYQIAKDLAENLSVSYNTTEVVMARLAQTSDAKERLYSQAVSFFGTNETVFTALNASFTSLQGLHESTETLNAMKEGINRSLETLADVGGQVQEEALRAGFGPTTKAESVKKLLDSVINFQEKSRSLIAEMRELSTRNEQEIRRAVEDGKRRMVQLTVAGKQLSNE
- a CDS encoding AbrB/MazE/SpoVT family DNA-binding domain-containing protein, giving the protein MEKTRLSNKGQIVIPKAIRELHGWKSGLEFVIENTGDGIKLRPIKPYKQTRIDEAIGCVGYEGPRKSLKDMESAIAKGAKESR
- a CDS encoding response regulator, with the protein product MNTHPQSLRVLFLEDVPSDAELAMRLLRRAGISCEERVIETRQDMLRELDVFGPDIILSDYTMPQFSGLEALEIRNQRAPDLPFVMVTVSIDEQTAVECIKRGADDYVNKDHLARLPRAVRAALEKKRLQLAEREAQDELKRTTQEWRATFDAVRDGVALLDVDRKILRCNNAFREIVGKPLDDIIGQAVHRVVHGFDQPPTQCPALRASRSLRRETWQIPVNDRWLDLVADPILGEDGRLTGIVHIVADITERKQAEEALRESEEKYRLLFESSHDPIMTLAPPSWKYTSGNASAIRLFRACDENDFISRAPWEYSPERQADGILSYEKAGEMIDTAMRDGSHFFEWRHKRLDGEEFPATVLLTRFELNGRTLLQATVRDISESMRLEAEREKLRDQLLHAQKMESIGRLAGGVAHDLNNLLSPILGYSEMLLEDLGKHDVRRESVGEILRAGIRARDLVRQLLAFSRKQTLEFKSVNINQTIEGFEKLLRRTIPEDIGIQVISSPEIPAVMADVGQIEQVIMNLAVNAADAMPGGGKLTIETAVTDLDEAYAATHPDVEPGRYVRLAFSDTGCGMDAETRRRIFEPFFSTKGERGTGLGLATVYGIVKQHGGNIWIYSEPGNGTTFKIYLPVAEKADIGESTGKKTTTDLRGSETVLLVEDEEQVRVLANAILTRQGYAVLVAKHSAEALLVLEGHNGAVNLLLTDVVMPGMNGRELYNRCVEKHPDLKVLYMSGYTDNVIAHRGVLEEGVHFIQKPFSVQTLASKVREALERD
- a CDS encoding DUF2971 domain-containing protein, with protein sequence MERTSEIYKKLYHYTTWQGLKEILQTQSLWATNYKFLNDYSELVSFRDKLVSLIYPVARETYQQLTALKPSLKSKIQEHGGLDHIAQHDTEALIDAQYSALGDEIYILSFCGEPEKQIVADNGLLSQWRGYGAGGGAALIFDTKKLEEILDREFMSYEYVTVFLADLIYSDNEQKLKEELSEDLQILADIAKPFFDYDNIRKKKQIDSSKGYFPFVRCITRYKHFGFCEENEVRVVALPTLIDDQIITSAKLNGISLKPEKVRKFRSNKGRRVPYIEVFDSTDIKLPIEKIIIGPRWNREARKAELLELLSKTNIEIVCSEIPYAD
- a CDS encoding toll/interleukin-1 receptor domain-containing protein: MPKIFISHSKIDKRVAQGIVRLLRLSLKKLEAEDIRCTSVEGYGLDGGVRIDDSLRHELLDSPIFIGLITQYSVQSVWVLFELGARWGAARSMILLLPSKTSNEILPAPISTLTALQIDSRPDLLRMISQVANELGLDEEKAYVYTQEIDEIISIVNEQYHADPILEDITHADPSTPVHTAKQLTFNYGFRSSDSTIILKYTIDFDYKTSQIENKGWIITPENPEQEKPNVQIVSDTNFIKILNIESFKRYRMDREIDHSYNDCTVVEYIVKPGEDYSLYISAYVKKTSGDSKQQVWLNIKIGSQNNTKFKDDEWTIFVQPTPTVADWKMLSVNVPKSISETFGNEGWDFVRLQGIRVRGSIMVARIHLYK
- a CDS encoding type II toxin-antitoxin system VapC family toxin encodes the protein MTAVDTNLLVRLLTNDDPGQAKRAAKVIESDDILIPKTVLLEAEWVLRHAYGIDGKAISRGFQKVLGLPNVRVEDQQAVVQAISWYELGFDFADALHLASSIEADKFVTFDRSFIKKAREHGLLDIALP